The following are from one region of the Halosolutus amylolyticus genome:
- a CDS encoding adenylate kinase family protein, whose translation MRVAVTGTPGTGKTTATDLLASRLDDDDALPDLEVIHLNEVLDREGLYTEIDADRDSKVADLDALADWLDGRDDAVIDSHLAHHFAADRVVVLRCRPDVLEERLRDRGESGAKARENAESEALDVILAEAVEEHGLESVYEIDTTDRDPETVADELAAVVAGDREPSAGTVDFVGYLE comes from the coding sequence GTGAGAGTCGCCGTCACCGGCACCCCCGGAACGGGGAAGACGACCGCGACGGACCTGCTCGCGTCCCGACTCGATGACGACGACGCGCTCCCGGACCTCGAGGTGATCCACCTCAACGAGGTCCTCGATCGCGAGGGGCTCTACACCGAGATCGACGCCGATCGCGACAGCAAGGTCGCCGACCTCGACGCGCTCGCCGACTGGCTCGACGGGCGCGACGACGCGGTGATCGACTCCCACCTCGCCCATCACTTCGCGGCCGATCGGGTCGTCGTCCTGCGCTGTCGCCCCGACGTGCTCGAGGAGCGCTTGCGAGATCGCGGCGAGAGCGGGGCCAAGGCCCGCGAGAACGCCGAAAGCGAGGCCCTGGACGTAATTCTCGCCGAGGCCGTCGAGGAGCACGGCCTCGAGTCTGTCTACGAGATCGATACGACCGATCGCGACCCGGAGACCGTCGCCGACGAACTCGCGGCGGTCGTCGCAGGCGATCGCGAACCGAGCGCCGGGACGGTCGACTTCGTGGGGTATCTCGAATGA
- a CDS encoding CDP-alcohol phosphatidyltransferase family protein, with translation MTLDKFRPYVSRFLDPFVKGFDRVGMTPDSVSLLAFGMAVLAAVAFLLGGRAAPVWYVVAATLVFLNGWLDIVDGALAREQEVASAGGDLLDHVLDRYADIVVIGGLAAGIEDYLLGFLAVTGVVMTSYLGTQAQAVGLDRVYGGLVGRADRLAIIGIVGFLAYPVGGEYGGLTLVGWLLVFLAVVGHLTALQRFAYAWAALD, from the coding sequence ATGACGCTCGACAAGTTCCGACCGTACGTCTCGCGGTTCCTGGACCCGTTCGTGAAGGGGTTCGATCGGGTCGGAATGACCCCAGACAGCGTGAGCCTGCTCGCTTTCGGGATGGCGGTGCTGGCCGCGGTGGCGTTCCTCCTCGGGGGTCGCGCGGCCCCGGTCTGGTACGTCGTCGCCGCGACGCTGGTCTTCCTGAACGGCTGGCTCGACATCGTCGACGGCGCGCTCGCGCGGGAACAGGAGGTCGCCTCCGCGGGTGGCGACTTGCTCGATCACGTTCTGGACCGGTACGCGGACATCGTCGTCATCGGTGGGCTGGCGGCGGGCATCGAGGACTACCTGCTCGGCTTTCTGGCCGTCACCGGCGTCGTGATGACCTCGTACCTGGGCACCCAGGCCCAGGCCGTCGGCCTCGACCGGGTGTACGGCGGGCTCGTGGGGCGGGCCGATCGGCTGGCAATCATCGGGATCGTCGGTTTCCTCGCGTATCCGGTCGGCGGCGAGTACGGCGGACTCACGCTGGTCGGCTGGCTGCTGGTCTTCCTCGCAGTCGTCGGTCACCTGACCGCCCTCCAGCGGTTCGCCTACGCCTGGGCGGCGCTGGACTGA
- a CDS encoding multiprotein bridging factor aMBF1, with product MVQCEMCGAETSSPKTIKVEGAELDVCSNCTDFGTEVKQPSSSSTSTKYSTGSSSSSSSSSGGTGSSGGTATGSSSSGGSRRQDMFDDMEELATDYDERVRDAREAKGLSQSELANELNEKASLIRKIERSDTLPSDRVQSKLERFLDIDLSAEGASGGDSEWSGGSSTGSYTLGDVVKRKD from the coding sequence ATGGTTCAGTGCGAGATGTGTGGCGCCGAGACGTCGTCCCCGAAGACCATCAAAGTCGAAGGTGCCGAGCTGGACGTATGCTCGAACTGCACCGACTTCGGCACCGAGGTGAAACAGCCCTCGTCCTCGAGTACGTCGACGAAGTACTCGACCGGATCGAGCTCGTCGTCCTCGAGTTCGAGCGGGGGTACCGGATCGTCGGGGGGTACCGCGACCGGCTCTTCGAGTTCGGGTGGCTCGCGCCGGCAGGACATGTTCGACGACATGGAGGAACTCGCGACGGATTACGACGAGCGTGTCCGCGACGCCCGCGAAGCGAAGGGGCTCAGCCAGTCCGAACTCGCGAACGAACTCAACGAGAAGGCGAGTCTCATCCGCAAGATCGAACGGAGCGATACGCTCCCGAGCGATCGGGTCCAGTCGAAACTCGAGCGGTTCCTCGACATCGACCTGAGCGCCGAGGGGGCCTCCGGCGGGGATTCCGAGTGGTCGGGCGGCTCCTCGACGGGCAGTTACACGCTGGGCGACGTCGTCAAGCGGAAGGACTGA
- the tpiA gene encoding triose-phosphate isomerase, with protein MFVLVNLKTYPCDPVAVAEAVRDVNDRTDARLAVAPQAAHIERVAETGAETWAQHVDPIDYGSNTGHTLAESVAEAGAEGTLLNHSERRLKLADVDGAVRAARRADLETIVCANNPAQIGAAAALGPDAVAVEPPELIGTGTPVSQADPDIVEDAVAAAERVDDDVSVLCGAGISTGEDVVSAGDLGAEGVLLASGVAKADDPQAALEDLVDPL; from the coding sequence ATGTTCGTCCTCGTCAACCTGAAGACGTATCCGTGCGACCCGGTTGCCGTCGCCGAAGCCGTCCGGGACGTCAACGACCGGACAGACGCCCGGCTGGCCGTCGCCCCGCAGGCGGCCCACATCGAACGCGTCGCCGAGACGGGCGCCGAGACGTGGGCCCAGCACGTCGATCCGATCGACTACGGAAGCAACACGGGACACACCCTCGCGGAGTCCGTCGCCGAGGCGGGTGCGGAGGGGACGTTGCTCAACCACTCCGAGCGGCGTCTGAAACTCGCCGACGTGGATGGGGCCGTCCGGGCCGCTCGACGTGCCGACCTGGAGACGATCGTCTGTGCCAACAACCCGGCCCAGATCGGTGCCGCGGCGGCGCTCGGCCCGGACGCCGTCGCCGTCGAACCGCCGGAACTCATCGGGACGGGAACGCCGGTCAGTCAGGCCGATCCCGATATCGTCGAGGACGCCGTCGCGGCCGCAGAGCGCGTCGACGACGACGTGTCGGTGCTCTGCGGAGCCGGGATCAGTACGGGCGAGGACGTCGTCTCGGCCGGCGACCTCGGTGCCGAGGGGGTCCTGCTCGCCAGCGGCGTCGCGAAAGCCGACGACCCGCAGGCAGCGCTCGAGGATCTCGTCGACCCGCTCTGA
- a CDS encoding toll/interleukin-1 receptor domain-containing protein yields MTGEQVFVSHAPADLDLVQDLFSTVKNFPFGVHIALEEIESGRSRKRLEGRLANSDVVVAVLTERSARSQWINQEIGYALAKGIPVLPLYTDESQRGGFISDVEGVTIDRQNLSFTIFNLLCRLRSELAPLGALSVPNWYIRFPCTVPGCDHPVTLELEQGQTKLWKLHKHGQLLTTSCDVCESTYYFDPATIGFVRREAGVQRSDSRSRS; encoded by the coding sequence ATGACCGGCGAACAGGTCTTCGTTTCACACGCCCCTGCCGACCTCGACCTCGTGCAGGACCTGTTTTCGACGGTCAAGAACTTCCCGTTCGGCGTCCACATCGCCCTGGAGGAGATCGAATCCGGCCGCTCGCGGAAACGGCTGGAGGGGCGACTCGCCAACAGCGACGTCGTCGTCGCCGTGCTGACGGAGCGATCGGCACGGAGCCAGTGGATCAACCAGGAGATCGGCTACGCGCTGGCGAAGGGGATCCCGGTTCTCCCGCTGTACACCGACGAGAGCCAGCGAGGCGGATTCATCAGCGACGTCGAGGGCGTGACGATCGATCGCCAAAACCTCTCGTTTACCATCTTCAATCTGCTCTGTCGGCTCCGGAGCGAACTTGCGCCGCTCGGGGCGCTCTCGGTACCGAACTGGTACATCCGGTTTCCCTGTACGGTCCCCGGCTGTGACCACCCGGTGACGCTGGAACTGGAGCAGGGACAGACGAAGCTCTGGAAACTCCACAAACACGGCCAGCTGCTGACGACCTCCTGTGACGTCTGTGAGTCGACGTACTACTTCGATCCGGCGACGATCGGGTTCGTCCGGCGGGAGGCCGGCGTTCAGCGATCGGACTCCAGGAGTCGGTCGTAA